A window from uncultured Desulfobacter sp. encodes these proteins:
- a CDS encoding 5'-nucleotidase has product MPYDLSKRLVIGLASSALFDLKDSDKVFTEKGEDVYREYQLEKLNEPLPPGVAFPFIKRLLSLNQLRPSDPPVEVMLLSKNDPDTGLRVMKSIQHHGLGMTRAIFLQGRHPHKYIRALNISLFLSANEVDVQEAISSGFPAGQVLSSNIEDESSDSELRIAFDFDGVVADDEAEAIYQKTHDLNKFHEHEQENVNVTHNPGPLKDFLKKVSDIQKMEKEKSQTDGFYSPKLRISIVTARNAPSHERVINSMRSWGIIVNEAFFLGGIDKSNVLEILKPHIFFDDQKLHLESASKVLPSVHIPFGVANQKII; this is encoded by the coding sequence ATGCCTTATGATTTAAGTAAAAGATTGGTTATTGGTTTAGCCTCAAGTGCTCTGTTTGATCTTAAAGACTCTGACAAAGTATTCACGGAAAAAGGTGAAGATGTCTATCGTGAGTATCAGTTAGAAAAATTAAATGAGCCCTTACCCCCTGGCGTTGCGTTTCCTTTCATTAAAAGGCTACTGTCACTCAATCAGTTAAGGCCATCAGATCCACCGGTCGAAGTCATGCTCTTATCGAAAAATGACCCAGATACTGGCCTACGTGTTATGAAATCAATTCAACACCATGGGTTAGGTATGACAAGAGCAATCTTTCTCCAGGGTCGACATCCTCACAAATACATAAGAGCTTTAAATATTAGTTTATTCTTATCTGCGAATGAGGTTGATGTACAAGAAGCTATTTCATCAGGTTTTCCAGCAGGCCAGGTTCTTTCTTCTAACATAGAAGATGAATCCTCAGATTCCGAATTAAGAATTGCTTTTGACTTTGATGGAGTCGTTGCTGATGATGAAGCAGAAGCTATTTATCAAAAAACTCACGATTTAAACAAATTTCATGAGCATGAACAAGAGAATGTTAACGTTACTCATAACCCTGGCCCTTTAAAGGACTTTCTAAAAAAAGTATCTGATATACAAAAAATGGAAAAAGAAAAATCACAAACAGATGGTTTTTATTCTCCAAAACTTCGAATTTCTATTGTTACTGCACGTAACGCTCCATCACACGAGAGAGTCATAAATTCTATGAGAAGTTGGGGAATCATTGTAAACGAAGCATTTTTTTTGGGTGGCATTGATAAAAGTAATGTTTTGGAGATTTTGAAACCTCACATTTTTTTTGATGACCAAAAACTTCATCTTGAATCTGCTTCTAAGGTGTTGCCATCGGTTCATATACCATTTGGCGTCGCAAACCAAAAAATCATATAA
- a CDS encoding DUF4917 family protein, protein MKKPEPAPAEANPFRRAVFMVPILRTWLPLPLGTEKNPTMTLKFKKNCLDIGVHYSTNQNLFFLHGGLHIYDDGMSIKKHALSEDKFTIIDHVRFNLNKQKFPLFVSEPSDAKKKYKIEHNPYLNNAFSKLGEINGSLFIHGHSMDENDKHIFDKIAYSNIHTVYISIFGNEHSDQNKRSKANALAYIQSQKITVNFYQAETAPVWA, encoded by the coding sequence ATGAAGAAGCCAGAACCCGCTCCAGCGGAAGCCAACCCCTTCCGACGGGCAGTTTTTATGGTGCCCATTCTCAGGACCTGGCTTCCACTTCCGCTGGGCACCGAGAAAAATCCGACTATGACGCTTAAATTTAAAAAAAACTGTCTTGACATTGGGGTCCACTATAGTACAAATCAAAATTTATTCTTTCTGCATGGCGGACTCCATATTTATGACGATGGTATGTCCATCAAAAAACATGCTTTATCAGAGGATAAATTCACGATAATCGATCATGTTCGCTTTAACCTCAACAAACAAAAATTCCCATTATTCGTCTCTGAACCAAGTGATGCAAAGAAAAAATATAAAATTGAACATAATCCATATTTGAATAATGCTTTTTCAAAACTGGGAGAAATAAATGGAAGCCTTTTTATTCACGGGCATTCAATGGACGAAAATGACAAACACATATTCGATAAAATTGCCTATAGCAATATTCATACAGTTTATATAAGCATATTTGGGAATGAACATTCCGATCAAAATAAAAGGAGCAAGGCTAATGCCTTGGCATACATCCAATCGCAAAAAATTACTGTTAATTTTTATCAAGCGGAAACTGCTCCCGTATGGGCTTAA
- a CDS encoding AAA family ATPase: MHGLSEIKIENYKSCREVDLVLSDFTPLVGYNNGGKSNILESIKWLLKSSVLSNGDFFDLNQPVVVSGKIIGITEEILGNLIQKHRNRIEPYLQDGCLRIRRKQPSPGGTAKNISLEIRNPEIEDEEADNAWDTNPTGIDVAIKSIFPEPIEIGAMENATEDVGKSKAGTTIGKLIGEIMAPIEQEHGAALNEALQGIKHRLEAEGAERAQELNNFDQHANEKLRDLFPGLQVRIHVPAPEIRELFKSGTIKIIEDGIDICRDVQALGHGAQRSIQMALVRYLADIKSGNNENPTRTLLLIDEPELYLHPQAIEHVRLALKALSGEGYQVIFTTHSPLMISTTDIGSTLIVRKNGNNESYSKKRLSDAISEVIEDAPSQTQTLFELSNSSQILFSNKVVIAEGRTEQRLLPEIYHLIHNSTLSADKTALVSPGGTGNTSKCLNILAAMEIPAKAVVDLDYAFRGAVSSNLLPDDDEDVAACRTLFATLAGGHDFHLAEDGFPRKGGEITPAAAFVLLAAEPAAEAHIENLHTKLLEQNIWLWKRGAIEEYLGIEGKNERSWAAYNVQLQANGCEATLNDYDGTKELIDWIKE, translated from the coding sequence ATGCATGGTCTGTCAGAAATAAAAATTGAGAATTATAAGTCGTGCCGCGAAGTTGACCTTGTTCTTTCCGACTTTACACCTTTGGTTGGCTATAACAATGGTGGAAAATCAAACATTTTAGAATCAATCAAATGGCTGCTGAAATCTTCAGTATTATCCAATGGCGACTTTTTTGATTTGAATCAACCAGTTGTCGTCTCCGGTAAAATTATAGGCATCACAGAAGAAATCTTAGGGAACCTTATTCAGAAACATAGAAATAGAATTGAACCGTATCTTCAAGACGGTTGTTTACGAATACGCCGCAAACAACCGTCCCCAGGTGGCACCGCAAAAAATATTTCCCTCGAAATTCGAAATCCTGAAATTGAAGACGAAGAAGCTGATAATGCTTGGGACACAAATCCAACTGGAATTGATGTCGCTATAAAATCAATTTTTCCTGAACCGATTGAAATCGGTGCTATGGAAAATGCTACTGAAGACGTAGGAAAATCGAAAGCCGGAACTACTATCGGCAAGCTCATTGGAGAAATAATGGCACCAATTGAGCAGGAACATGGGGCTGCATTAAATGAGGCCTTGCAAGGCATTAAACATCGGCTTGAAGCTGAGGGCGCAGAGAGGGCTCAAGAACTTAATAATTTTGACCAGCATGCGAATGAAAAGCTGAGAGACCTTTTCCCTGGTTTACAAGTTCGTATTCATGTGCCGGCACCTGAAATTAGGGAATTATTCAAAAGCGGAACTATTAAAATCATTGAAGATGGTATTGACATTTGTAGAGATGTCCAGGCTCTTGGTCATGGAGCACAACGTTCCATTCAAATGGCCTTAGTGCGCTATCTTGCTGATATCAAGTCTGGAAACAACGAAAACCCAACAAGGACATTGCTTCTAATAGATGAACCTGAACTATATTTACACCCTCAAGCTATAGAACATGTAAGGTTGGCTCTTAAGGCTTTGTCAGGAGAAGGCTATCAGGTCATTTTTACAACTCACTCGCCCTTAATGATCAGCACCACAGATATTGGTTCCACCCTGATAGTACGGAAGAATGGAAACAATGAGTCTTATTCCAAAAAACGGTTGTCTGACGCAATAAGCGAAGTAATTGAAGATGCTCCTAGCCAAACACAAACTCTTTTCGAACTCAGTAATTCAAGCCAAATTTTATTCTCAAATAAAGTAGTTATTGCTGAGGGCAGGACAGAACAAAGACTTCTACCAGAAATATACCATCTGATCCACAATTCAACGTTAAGTGCCGACAAAACAGCTCTGGTAAGCCCTGGCGGGACAGGCAATACATCAAAATGTTTAAACATACTTGCAGCAATGGAAATTCCAGCAAAGGCTGTGGTTGATCTTGATTACGCTTTTCGTGGTGCGGTAAGCAGTAATTTGCTACCTGACGATGATGAAGATGTTGCCGCATGTAGAACCTTATTTGCGACTTTGGCAGGAGGTCATGACTTTCATTTGGCAGAGGATGGATTTCCACGAAAGGGTGGAGAAATTACCCCAGCAGCAGCTTTTGTTTTGCTTGCGGCAGAGCCAGCTGCAGAAGCGCATATCGAGAATTTGCACACAAAATTATTAGAACAAAATATTTGGCTCTGGAAGAGAGGGGCCATTGAAGAGTATTTAGGAATTGAAGGGAAGAATGAACGATCTTGGGCAGCTTATAATGTCCAACTGCAGGCAAATGGTTGCGAGGCAACATTGAACGACTATGACGGCACAAAAGAGCTAATAGATTGGATTAAAGAATAA
- a CDS encoding class I SAM-dependent methyltransferase, giving the protein MLNIWDDAAEIRKNQIEMGCDFTFSKIFVPYYIGLVQSLKPQRILEVGCGTGHLSLALSSFVKNIDAIEPSTSMYNLAISVLKNTTVKITKSSIQEFSSKNKYDMIISHMCVQTVRGLNEL; this is encoded by the coding sequence ATGCTTAACATTTGGGATGACGCTGCTGAAATTCGGAAAAATCAAATTGAAATGGGTTGTGATTTTACCTTTTCCAAAATATTTGTTCCTTATTATATCGGGCTTGTACAAAGCCTGAAACCCCAAAGAATACTTGAAGTCGGTTGTGGTACTGGTCATCTTTCTTTGGCGTTATCCAGTTTTGTTAAAAATATTGATGCAATCGAACCATCAACATCTATGTATAATTTAGCTATCAGCGTACTGAAAAATACGACTGTTAAAATTACAAAATCAAGCATTCAAGAGTTTTCGTCAAAAAATAAGTATGACATGATCATATCCCATATGTGTGTTCAGACGGTTCGAGGCCTAAACGAATTATAG